From Cryptococcus neoformans var. grubii H99 chromosome 6, complete sequence:
AACTTCGTTAGTAAATGTTTGAAGTCTATTCTCAGCACACAAGCTTCGACTACACGTTTGTAGCGCCTTGCGTTTCACATTGACCCGAAGATACTGTTATCCTTTATAGACGCCTCTACAAGCCAGAGCTTCTGTGCATAGTAAGCAACTGTATCCGACAGGCCCGAATCCTTATCAATCGGACAAAGAGACCGATTGGCGTAATCATAGGTCATAAACACCCTTCCTTCGTACAACTGAGCTTCTCCAAGCAAGTTCAGCAAAATAGTTGTTGCCTGAGCCAACAGGACCGCAGATGATTGTCAGATTTCCAACAGGAAAATCGATGTCCAGCTCCTCAATAGCCAAAACATCAACACTTTCATCGCCGTTCTGTTGGGCATATATATTTTCCTGGGTACTATAGGTGAAAATCGCTTTCTGGAAATCCTTTTGTGGGCTCGTTGGGACCGTGTCGAGATAGTTGCTGGGTATTTTTGGTATCCGGTTCATCGAAGTAGTATTGGATTCGGCAACAAGAGGTGTAAGCCTAACGAAGTCGAGTTAAGGTGTTTTGAAGGAGTGCCAGGGGATCTTTCATCATATTGAATAGAATAGGCGAATCAAATACCCTATCTCTATCAAGGTGTGCCGCAGCTGACCAATGATATAAAAAACATCAGACATTGATGGCAATGCACTCACCTCTTGGACTACGAGCTCCGGAGCGAAGAACCACAGTAAGCCCAGCCCCAGgtttctttccctctttctcccgcTGTGGTCGAAGAAGCGCTGATCTAACTTGTCCTGAAAAACTCGTAAGGAATTAAGGCGGGCCCCCAACTATCATTCTCTCGAATGGCAGGTATATCGGAGACAGTTATAAGGTGTCAGTAATGCTTGGAAAGAAGTGGCAGAAGGAATTAATATGTAGCACGAGAGTGGCGCTAAAGATCTTTAGAAACAATGGTAGAATCAAGAACAATGTTTCTTACAAGCACGTTCCTGTAAAAGGAAAGGGGTCGTCTAAATCAGAGGAGGGTGACCTCTGCGAGAGGACACGGCCAGAGGGAACGATGATAGACCCTGGAGGAGGTCGAACTGGACTGGGGAAATAAGGTGGATATCTTCGTAAACCTCGTACATCTTGTGCAGCCTTCCGTCATTCTACATAATCATCTTATTTCTCCTGACCAGTTCGACCTCTCCAAGTAGATAAACGCCGGAATCCAGAACccgggaagagaagagttACGACGTCATACGTAAGCAGGGGTAAAAAATAAGTAAGTTCCCCAACAGATGTTTCCTTTTACCAATAACTGATTGCTTTACAGCTTGTGATTGCAACGAATAAGATAAGAAGGGCAACATACGGGTATTTTTGCTTTCGACTGATTTGGTCCTTTGCGCAActttgaaaaaaaaggaaagttACATCCAATCAATAGTCCGTCGGCCAAAAAGAAAATTCTGAAATGCCCTCACTGAGAATCGAACTCAGAGCTGAGGATTACGAGCTGACGGAGGAGCCAAATTCATATGAGACCTTCGTGTTACCACTACACCATGAGGGCTTTTATGAATTTTGTGAGGTTGCTGTACTTTCTTGTAATTTTGAGACCTTGATACTATCCAAGCTCGGCCTCTTCGTGGCTTTCTTGCTGTTCGTTACTACATAGTATCACTTCATTTTTCCAACAAATAGACTCTTCGTATCATAGACAAATAGTACTaataaaaagaaaagatcggAGCTATCACCATATCTCTGTACATGCCGGAAATAAAAAGCAATATCAATGACTCTATTCAACATCTGTGGTTATTCCTCGTCATTactatcttcttcctcatcttgcGCAGGTTTGGCATTAGCTTCAACCCACTCTCTCGCCCTTGCCTTCGCCTTATCCTGACCAGCCGCATCGCCTATTCTCTGTTCGATAGTTAACCATTTCTTGAACAGGAATCTGCGCTATCATTAATATCCACCTATCAACATTGTCGTGGGATACTTACTTGGCTTTCTTGCTAGTCAACTTCTGCTCGAGAGCTCTGTCCATCAAGCCTCTCACACCTTGGATATCTCCCACTTTAGCAACTTGATCGATATAGACACCCCAGAGATCCAAACGTTTGGGGAATCTGTCTACAAGCCCTTCGAAAAGAGTCTTGCCTCGCTCTGCGTCACCGTGTTTGAATTCGAGGAGCGCCATTTTTTCAATAGTCTCGACATCTACAAGCAGTGAGTTCCCAAACTCCGTTCGAAAAAAAATTCACTCACGCTTAGACTTGTCAAGCGACTTCATGCTCCTCGGTAAAAGTGCTCGAGCCGCTTCCACATCACCTTTGTTGAGGTAGAATTCAGCAAAACGGGTCCAGGATTCAGGGTAGGCAGAAAACTTCTTGACAATCTTCTTGAAGAGTTCCTCAAGCGCCTGTACATGGTTAACCAGGGTACATAGAGATTATGACAAGATGTGCTACTCACTTCACCCTTTCCGGCTACTTGCAAAGCCTCAGCATATCGCATGTACACCGTCCGCTTGTCGTTATATTGAGCCGCCTCTTCGAATACCTTCTCAGTTGCAGACACGGTCCCGAAGGCAATCTCCAAATTGATCAGAGCCATCCAGACATTCaatttctcctcttcttctcggtATGagatcttctccaaagctTGCCTGCCAAttctccttgccttctcaatctcatGAAGCTGAAGGTGGAAAGACATGTACTGAATCcagagaaaggaggaatTGGGGGAAGCAAGGAGAGCACGCTCGTATTCTGCTGTGGATGAAGGCCTAGAAGAGGGAGCAGTAGCAGTAAGGTCAACAGCTTTTGATTTGCCCTTGGATTTGGCAGGAGCAacagcctcttcatcagagTCGGACTCGTCGTCTGATTCAGGTGCAGCAGCGAGAGCTTCACCGGTCCAATCAAAACCGGAACCAAGGTTCAAGGCAGTTCTGGGGGCCGGCTTAGAGTTCTGGGGGGCgatatcttcttcgtcggacgttgcttctccatcttcttcatcaagtTCCAGtgcctcctcgtcctcatcttcctgcCCTTCCCCTgattcttcatcgtcactTTCCAACTCttgatcctcttcattGAACTGCTCAtcattctcctcttcggcctcatcgtcttcttcttcgctcttctctccacccTCAAACTCTTCGCCGAAATAGCTCGCCTTGATGCCGAACGAgatcttccccttctccgtATCAATAGAGACGATCTTAGCCTTCACCTGATCACCCTCTCTAAAGCCCTTTAGGGCTTGTGCAACATCCGCCTTCCTGTTGTCTGTGACTTCACTTTTGTGGCACAAGCCACTAACGTTTGAACCTTCGATCTTCAAAAACATCCCATAAGCTTCGACCTTCCTTACAACAGCAACGACTTTTTGGCCCTCTTCGAAATcggaaagagaaagcaaAGCGGTCTTCTTCGCAGACTTTGAAGGGTTTTTACGGAGGGTCATCTCAATAGAGTTAGATCTGGGATTGATGGAAAGAATCTTGCCAGAGACGAGTTGATTGATTTCGAAACGAGATTCCCAATCCTTGACATACTGCTTAAATCGTTAGTACAACATCCTTGATACAGCAGTATTAACATACCTCATCAAAGAGTTCCTTGATCATGATTCTCGCGGTAACATTCCTTCCCAAGGAAACAAAGACTCCGTGGCCAGCAATGTTCTTAACCAGACCTCTAACGCTTTCACCTTGCTTCAAGTCATCCACGGTGTTGACTTCCCTGTCAACTACGTTTTCCTTACCTTCCACTCGAGAAAGACGAGTAGAAAGATCAATGGCACGCTTAGACCTGTTGACAGCAAGGACGTAACACTTGACCTCTTCGCCAACTGTAAGGGGACCACGACCGGCGGCGAGGGCAAGGTCATCAGAGGAGTCGCAGGAATGCACACGGCCACGAAGATTGTTGGGGAGCTGGACCATGTACCCCTGAGAATTTTGTTCTTGAACGGTTCCAGTGATAATCTGCCCCACTTCAATTGCATCAATGGCCTTGACATGTGCCGAAATACCAGAAGGAGCTttgtcctccttcttcgccttttccttcttcgcagCAACAGTCTTCTTGATGTTAACAATGATTAAACCAGAGACGGGGTTCTTGGACACGACAACCAAGtcatcaatcttctccccttccttgaGACTTCCTCGGAGCTCCTCAATGCCTGTATGTCTCTGGTTACTCAAGTTGCTCAAACTCAACAATGCAGTTAAACCGTTACCATCAAGCTTCACGACGACTTGCTCAGTGTGAACTTGAGAGACGGTACCAGAGACAGCCTCGCCAACCTCAAGCTTCTCAGCGGCAGTTGCGGGTGCAGTAGGAGAAGCTTGCTTAGCAGAGACAACAATCCGAGAAGCAGAGGGGTCAACGGTGATGACACGGACAGTGAGGGGCTTGCCAACGTAGAACGCCTCAGAAAGATCTTTGATGTGAGTTTGACTACAGTAAAAATATCAGAATTTGCAGTTTGAATGTACAAGGTTGACATACCTGCACTCCGAATGAGGCATAAAGGCCTTCAAACCAGCGAACAACTCTACAATGACACCCTTATCGACGATTTTTAACACGGATCCAAGAGTTAGTTCTCCAACCTTCAGATCGTCAAAGCCCTGAGGGACTGCCAAATCTGACTCGAGAAATGTCTTTTTCAAAGTCAAGACAACTCTGTTCCTGGTGGGCTCGAGGTAGAGAACACGGGCCTTGACAGAAGCTTCTGGCTTGAACCTTTTTTGGGGATGCTTCAATCTGATGTCGGCGTAATGAGTGGGGTGAACGATACCATCAACATTGCCATGGACGTTGACAAACAACATCTTATCGGTTAATCGACGAATAGTACCCTTTAATTGCTGACCGATCTTGAGCTCGCTGACTTGCATGAAAAGCTGAGAAAGGACAGATTGTTCAaatgagagaaggagcaCACCGTCCATGGGAGAGTGACCAATGACACGAGCTCGGTGCAGGGTACCGGCTTTGAATTGAGGGGTGGCGTTAGAAAGCACAGGGATACGCTCATCGGCCAAGTGGCTGATATGGACGAACCCTTCCAAACCGTCCTGAGTCCTGACCACGACACCCCAGTCATTTAAAACTCTTGTGACCTTAACACTTTGATACACTTTACCGATGGGGATAGCGAGCTCGAGAGGAGTATCATCGCCCTTTTGGATAGGGCTGGTAAAGTTCAAGACATGGGGAAGGGCTGAAAGAGCGAAAGAATGGGGATTGGCGGCGAGATTATCATAGATGACTCGAGCGCGGATCTTCTTACCGATCTTGTACTTGTCTTCAATGTCAATTTCcccaagaggaagatgggcAAGGTCGATAGTACCGTCGAAGAAACCAGCAACTTTGACATTCAAACCAGAAGGAACCACCGCGGTGATCAGAGCATTTACGGAGTGGCCAGGAAGGATAGAACCGACGGTGGACACTTCGCTGATCTGTGAACGAGCGATATCTTGCTGGTCCAAGGAAAGATGGACCACACGGCCTCCAGCCGCAAtagaagagatggtggCGGAAAGGAGTTGACCGGGGACGAGTGCTTGGGCGGGAACAGATTTGGCCACTTCGTCTTTAGAAACGAAACCTTCAACGGAGGATCCGTCCTGAGCATCCAAGCCAACACCCACTATCCATCccttgtcttcttcagatTTAACTTCACCCACCAGGTAGTAACCAGTCTCAAGGTCCTTCTTAGCAACCTCTGAGTTGACTTTTTTAGGGATGAGGGTCAATTCCACACGAGAAGCGAGCTTGGTGGTCTCTGTGACAGGGTATTGAGAGATGAATGATTGACTAGCAGTCGGGTAAAGAGTAAGGACCTTTGCAGGGACATATTGTCCAGCAACAAACAGCTGAGCAAGGTCGGGTGCGGAAGACTCGTCGTccgactcttcttcaccttcgtCCACAACCATGGCTTCTTCGGCAGTGAGAAGCTGGGTTAAAGTGTCGGAGATCTCGGTGATAGGGACGTGCGCGAGGAGGTTATTGGGAAGGGACAGAATAAGATGGAGAGGTAAAATAGTGTGGACACGAGCGAGGACGTGAGTGCCAGGGACCAATCGCTAGTGTTCGTCAGTGACTTATCTATGAGACTTTTGAGCAAAAGAATGAACTTTGTAATTGAGGATCTCCACACCTGCACAAGGTTAGCATACCATACTACAGGCGAATGTCACGGAATACTCACGAATATTGTCCTTATCccgctcctccttcttcttcgcatcttcgttcttcttcaacctcttgGCTTGTCGGTCGCTCATCTGCCTTTTTCGCTTCTCGCCCTTGGAAGCCTGGAGCTTGGCCTCATCCTcagcttctcttcttccttcttctctgacTTGCTTGAATTCGAACGCTGTCAAACTGGAACCGCCGCCTCGAGGAAAGTCGGTTTCATCGTTCTGGAGAGTCGATGTGAAGGCTGGGGCTGGTCTGGGAGCTGCTGATGAGCTCTCCTTTTGTGTCTTTTTTGTGGATTTGTCCTCCGATACTTGAAGGGCCTTCTTCTGTGCCATTTTGACGGAAGGCGGAAGTGTAtttttggaagaggaggtgtATAGAGAGCGCCAAAAATACATCTGTGTAGCAAGTGGTCTTGAAATTCTGCCAGGCACAATCTCTAAATGGGGGGTGCAATAAACTACATCACATTCTCAACGCGACGCGAACAGCCGGACGAGGAGGCACGCAACAATAATGATTAATCAACCCAAAATCAATCTCATCCAGTCTGTAATTCTCGTCCTGAGCAATCACATTATTCACTTGTGAGGGGCTTTAAGCCATACCCATCTACCTAAAATCTCGAAATGTCTTCAACAGGAGCCCATCCAGAACCGGAAGTCAGCTATACCACGCCCTCGAAGAGGGCAGTCTTTGCCTCGTCTGCTGAAGCCGGTCCCAGTCGGCCTCGGCCATCCGGAGCCTCACCTGCATATGTTTGTAATCAGGAATGAGACGGGTGCATATGCTGATAATTACACAAAGAGCTCCAGGAGGCATTCTCTATACGGCATTGAAGATCGTGTTATCCTCGAGTAAGTTGATTAAATTTCTATGTTACATTGCTGATCTGCGTAGTCTTGGATCTCGCATCTGGAAAGTTGGATTTTCGGGCGAGCCAGAACCGAGAGCTGTGTTTTTCTCTCAAGACCCAGACGACAAAGATTCGGCATCCGAAGCTTGGGACCTCGATATGGAATCAGTCCATGGTATAGATGGCAGTCGGTCGGAAGGAGATAGGTTGATCGGAGTTAGAATTGTACAAAAGCTGAGAGAGACATTTATCAAGTAAGTTTTCTCTATTCGCATGATTATTGTGCTCATTGAATTCCTCCGAAAGGCATTTATTGGCCGACTCCAAACAACGTAAAGTGGTTATAGCGGAGAATACATTCCTACCCACATATATCAAAGAACATATTGCCCACACCCTCTTCGACAATCTTCGAGTCCCATCTGTTGCGTTTACACCTTCGAGTCTTCTGGCACTTGCCGCTTGCGGTCGTATAACTGGGCTCGTTGTCGACGTAGGGTGGTTAGAGACTACTATCACACCTGTAAATACAAGTACCAATAGACTGTGTGATCCTTGCTGATCAAGCTCAGGTCTACAATTCGCGGCCGCTTTTCCCCTTATCGCGCTCAACGCCTCTGGCTGGGCGGCGTTTACATACACGACTGAGGTCCCTACTTTCTCGTCACGCAATCTACATTGCCCCTCCCAAATCACTTGATGATTTATCCAGAGAGAAGCTACGGGGTATACCATTAGATCTTTTGACAGATACACTGGTGGAGAGGGTTGTTACGGAGGGGCTGTTGGTTGGTGGTGTATTTATTGAACCAGAAAGGGATGCGGATATGGAGATGGACGTAGAATTCAACGATTATACACAGGCTGGCGTACCCgggggaaaaaggaaacTGGAAAACCCTCGGCTGATAGATTCCTTGGAATCACGCTTCGCCTCCAGTTCTTCATCCAAGGATATGATCTTCCCTGTATCCGATGTGGGAGGCTCATTTCAAATGGGGTATGGCACAATTATAGTGCCTGGTTGGGTACGAGAGCGAGCAGCGGAGGTATTGTtcgaagatgatgacgaagatgagggagagTCTATTGTCAACGCTCTATTGAACACCATCCTAAAGGTGAAGCTTGCTTGCGAAATTCGATATAAACGGCACTAACTGCTGTGCTATTGCAGTTACCAATTGACCTTCGTCCAAGTATTCTATCCAGCATACTGATAACAGGTGGCTCTGCGTCTCTTCCGGGATTCATTCCTCGATTTAGGATATCCCTTCTCCGGTCTCTCCTGCCACTTCCACAATCTTCCGATGATACTCCAGTATCGCTGTCTCCTCTTAATAGCCAAGCGAGCCGAAAAGAACAAGCTTTGTTGTGGAAAAAACGTACACAGGAGCCTTACAGGGAGCTGTATGGCTTAGTTAATAAGATGGCCATCTTGAATGACCCAGCCCCAGTCGACGGGGAGGTTGAtggtgggaaaggggggaaaGCCCCGAGATGGATCCCAGGACTGATGACTTGGGTTGGAGGATCGTTAGCAGGGTGAGTCGCTTTTGACAGGTAGTGGCGAAAAAAGTGTGAGGTTAACCAAATGGTGCAGTGTGTTGAGAACAGGCGGTCCTGAGCTTACCCGTGAAGCTTACGATACTATCCTATCGACGTCCCTCGCCCGAGGAGATGCATATAGGCAAGAGCTGAAAGAGGCATATCACGATGTAGCTGCGAGCGTCGGAATAAATGTAGAGGAACTGAAAGCAGGCGAGGCTGTGAGAGATGGGAGAGGgcttgggagaagaaggggatggaaagaCGGCAAGGGCGTTGTGGATGACTGGAGCAAAGCTGTCAAGGCAGGCTGATACATAGGTTCGGAAGAGTTGCTGTAAGTATCTGATATGCAAATTAAAGAGGATCAACCAAGGATCAACGTCGGCCTAAGTAAAATCAGCACGGATTGACATCACTGTCATGGCTAACGCTTCGCACATCTTATTTAGCGACTTGGTTGAGCCAATGGAATATTAACTACTGCCCGATAAATGCGGACTGGAGGTGTTATGTGGTGCTTTATTATCGGGGTTATGAGATCGGAGTCGTCATCATGACTCCGATGAGCTGTTGGAATGATGAGATGCGCAAGTAAGGTCTATCAAGATCCAAGGCTCCAAAATGGCTATGCATCAAGCATCATGCAGAGACGCAACCGAAGTTGGATGACGACATATTCGGCAAGAGATGACCGACCAACAGCCAAGTCCCCCACGACCCGATGGTGAGGTGATAGTCCCTGAATAGGATCGTCGTGACCATCGGTGACAACCCCTGCCAAATCCTCATAATACTGATAAATCGATTTTTTGTTTTGCTCAATTCACCTATAGCACGGCCAATGTCCCTCCTCGCCGAGTCTCTCGCAGGGGCGAAATACATGGTAGCCACCAATGACGATCGCGAATCGTCGACTAATGGTGCCGCCGAGGTGGGTTGGCTTCTCTTCGGGGCATCCACAGCCCCTCAGTGTGCTGTGTTGGGGAGAGCTTTTTGGCTGATTTCCGATGCGTTGCTTCTAACAGTTCCtgcgaagaaaaagatggcCAGAGATATTATTGAAAGAGCTTGTAGGCTCTGCAGTATTTTGCCTCAAACCAACGCTCATCCTCGGTAGGGGGCAATATCAGAATGGTGAAGCTTGGGGCTGGAAGGTTGGTCTTCATTCTTACAAGTTAACCTGAGCGTCTTGGGCTCTTACGCCGAACCAAACAGATAATCTACAGCTCACCATCAGTGTACGAGATGCTGGGTCGGAGGCCAGCCGACTTGGAAGGGAGGGATTTCTTTGATCTTGTCCTTGGTACGCGCTCTGaaccttctttttttccttcccgcTGACGTGTAGTACGGAAGTTGACGACCATCCTCAACTGCAATCATTCTTCAATAGCCTACTCGCACCTCCTTTTCTCAATGTCGAGccaactcttctttccgctGAAGGGCCCGATACCCTTGGCGGAAGTCAAACAGCATTCATCAGGATGCACTCTGCGGCGCCTGGACCCTCAAGATCAGATTCGGGTTCCAGATCTAGCAGTGGGCAACGCTCCCTCCCCCAATCCAGTTACGACACCCCTGTAGGGCGATTATTAGGACCGGTCGTATGGGAGATCAGGGCCCATGCGACCGGTATTGGGGAAGACCTGGGTGAAGCAGGGGGGAATGCGGAAATTTTGCGTATGGCAGCAGATGGTACCGTCGTCTCCGGTATTGGAGAAGGCGATGGCAAACATAAAGCCATCTGGCTCATGGCTCGACAGGTGGGCGAGGGGATGAATGAAGATCAAAAATCACTCGAGGCATTTTTGGACGTGAAGCTAGAGAATGAGCGGCTATTAGCAGAATTAcaagagctggaagaagaattagGAATGACAGTTGAAGATTCTACAAACAACAACCAGTCTGCATCGACGCCATCATCTCGTTCTTCGACAGATACTCCACCGGGTGGagacaagaacaagaacaaaGCTGGACGCCCCGCGAAAACAAACACCAAACCTTCTGCTTCGGGGCACAAGAGACAAAAGTCTGGCACAGGGGGCTcggcaggaggaggagagggagagacaATGCATGTCTGCGTTACGTGCGGAAGAACTGATAGTCCAGAATGGAGAAAGGGTCCTTTGGGACCAAAAACGCTTTGCAACGTAAGTCTTGTTGAATACCACTTGCATTTACAGTTCATTGATGTCAATGTTTGAAGGCCTGTGGACTCAGATGGGCAAAACGAAATTCGACTCAGATCCCCAAAAAAGACAAGCAACCGTCTTGAGAGTAGTACTTTGGACTGATCGCTGGGCTACGGTTGCATAAGAATTCTGATCCGCTGGAAGGGCAGAAAGTTGTAAATTTTTAGAGGGCTTATAGTGCATAGATATCTTAATTGTACAGTAAGAGGATAGTCTCTCATTAATCCATGCATGGTTTTGTTTAAAGGTTCGAAGTTGTGAACCTATAATAATGTCCGGTGGAGCTGTGATGCCTGGCCCCAAGGATtgcgaaagaagaaagaaccTATTTTCCACGCAGCAACAATCTGTCATAAAACTTCTTGCACCATCGCTCAGGACGACCGACGATGAAAG
This genomic window contains:
- a CDS encoding rRNA biogenesis protein RRP5 yields the protein MAQKKALQVSEDKSTKKTQKESSSAAPRPAPAFTSTLQNDETDFPRGGGSSLTAFEFKQVREEGRREAEDEAKLQASKGEKRKRQMSDRQAKRLKKNEDAKKKEERDKDNIRVEILNYKRLVPGTHVLARVHTILPLHLILSLPNNLLAHVPITEISDTLTQLLTAEEAMVVDEGEEESDDESSAPDLAQLFVAGQYVPAKVLTLYPTASQSFISQYPVTETTKLASRVELTLIPKKVNSEVAKKDLETGYYLVGEVKSEEDKGWIVGVGLDAQDGSSVEGFVSKDEVAKSVPAQALVPGQLLSATISSIAAGGRVVHLSLDQQDIARSQISEVSTVGSILPGHSVNALITAVVPSGLNVKVAGFFDGTIDLAHLPLGEIDIEDKYKIGKKIRARVIYDNLAANPHSFALSALPHVLNFTSPIQKGDDTPLELAIPIGKVYQSVKVTRVLNDWGVVVRTQDGLEGFVHISHLADERIPVLSNATPQFKAGTLHRARVIGHSPMDGVLLLSFEQSVLSQLFMQVSELKIGQQLKGTIRRLTDKMLFVNVHGNVDGIVHPTHYADIRLKHPQKRFKPEASVKARVLYLEPTRNRVVLTLKKTFLESDLAVPQGFDDLKVGELTLGSVLKIVDKGVIVELFAGLKAFMPHSECSQTHIKDLSEAFYVGKPLTVRVITVDPSASRIVVSAKQASPTAPATAAEKLEVGEAVSGTVSQVHTEQVVVKLDGNGLTALLSLSNLSNQRHTGIEELRGSLKEGEKIDDLVVVSKNPVSGLIIVNIKKTVAAKKEKAKKEDKAPSGISAHVKAIDAIEVGQIITGTVQEQNSQGYMVQLPNNLRGRVHSCDSSDDLALAAGRGPLTVGEEVKCYVLAVNRSKRAIDLSTRLSRVEGKENVVDREVNTVDDLKQGESVRGLVKNIAGHGVFVSLGRNVTARIMIKELFDEYVKDWESRFEINQLVSGKILSINPRSNSIEMTLRKNPSKSAKKTALLSLSDFEEGQKVVAVVRKVEAYGMFLKIEGSNVSGLCHKSEVTDNRKADVAQALKGFREGDQVKAKIVSIDTEKGKISFGIKASYFGEEFEGGEKSEEEDDEAEEENDEQFNEEDQELESDDEESGEGQEDEDEEALELDEEDGEATSDEEDIAPQNSKPAPRTALNLGSGFDWTGEALAAAPESDDESDSDEEAVAPAKSKGKSKAVDLTATAPSSRPSSTAEYERALLASPNSSFLWIQYMSFHLQLHEIEKARRIGRQALEKISYREEEEKLNVWMALINLEIAFGTVSATEKVFEEAAQYNDKRTVYMRYAEALQVAGKGEALEELFKKIVKKFSAYPESWTRFAEFYLNKGDVEAARALLPRSMKSLDKSKHVETIEKMALLEFKHGDAERGKTLFEGLVDRFPKRLDLWGVYIDQVAKVGDIQGVRGLMDRALEQKLTSKKAKFLFKKWLTIEQRIGDAAGQDKAKARAREWVEANAKPAQDEEEDSNDEE
- a CDS encoding white collar 2 protein, whose amino-acid sequence is MSLLAESLAGAKYMVATNDDRESSTNGAAEFLRRKRWPEILLKELVGSAVFCLKPTLILGRGQYQNGEAWGWKIIYSSPSVYEMLGRRPADLEGRDFFDLVLVDDHPQLQSFFNSLLAPPFLNVEPTLLSAEGPDTLGGSQTAFIRMHSAAPGPSRSDSGSRSSSGQRSLPQSSYDTPVGRLLGPVVWEIRAHATGIGEDLGEAGGNAEILRMAADGTVVSGIGEGDGKHKAIWLMARQVGEGMNEDQKSLEAFLDVKLENERLLAELQELEEELGMTVEDSTNNNQSASTPSSRSSTDTPPGGDKNKNKAGRPAKTNTKPSASGHKRQKSGTGGSAGGGEGETMHVCVTCGRTDSPEWRKGPLGPKTLCNACGLRWAKRNSTQIPKKDKQPS